From a region of the Rouxiella sp. S1S-2 genome:
- a CDS encoding GNAT family N-acetyltransferase codes for MDWIQAKPEDAIELAEIRAAAMRPSLEELGRYDAQRVRKRFLDTYVAAETFKILHQGTLAGLFVLRNKVDHLYLDHLYVLAEYQNLRLGKAVIEHITGKAKALQLPVKLGALRGSPANAFYVKHGFIQTHEDEFDIYYELRV; via the coding sequence ATGGATTGGATTCAGGCAAAACCAGAGGATGCGATTGAACTCGCGGAGATCAGAGCAGCAGCGATGAGGCCGAGTCTTGAAGAGCTTGGTCGCTATGACGCTCAGCGGGTTAGGAAGCGTTTTCTCGATACCTATGTTGCGGCAGAAACCTTCAAAATCCTTCATCAGGGCACGCTGGCAGGTTTATTTGTGCTGAGAAATAAAGTTGACCATCTTTATTTAGATCATCTTTATGTATTGGCCGAATATCAGAATTTACGATTGGGTAAGGCTGTGATTGAACACATCACCGGGAAGGCAAAAGCCCTTCAGCTTCCCGTTAAGCTGGGTGCACTGCGAGGAAGTCCGGCCAATGCTTTCTATGTAAAGCATGGTTTCATTCAAACTCACGAGGATGAATTCGATATTTATTATGAGCTTCGTGTTTAG